TTTAATGCTTTTTTTGTTCATAACAATATTGTTACTGGTGGTATTGGTGGACTTGCTATTAGCTTTCATCAAATTTTTGGTTGGGATTCTGCTAACTTTATGTTAATTGTAAATATTCCACTTTTACTACTGTGTTACTTTGGTTTAGGTAAACAAACTTTTATTAAAACCATCTATGGTTCTTGGGTTTACCCATTACTCATTAAATTGACACAAAATGTACCTACAATGACAAAAAGCCCTCTCCTTGCTGCAATTTTTGGTGGATTGGTCGTAGGTTTTGGATTAGGAATTATTTTTTGGAGTGATTCTTCAACTGGTGGTACAGGTATTCTTGTTCAATTATTAGGAAAATATACTCCGATCAGTCTTGGTCAAGGGGTTGTCCTTATTGACGGTTTAGTTACATTGATTGGTTTTTTAGCTTTTGATAGTGACACTGTTCTTTATTCTATTATTG
This Streptococcus urinalis 2285-97 DNA region includes the following protein-coding sequences:
- a CDS encoding YitT family protein, yielding MSKKFKNFLLLNVGAFIAAFGFNAFFVHNNIVTGGIGGLAISFHQIFGWDSANFMLIVNIPLLLLCYFGLGKQTFIKTIYGSWVYPLLIKLTQNVPTMTKSPLLAAIFGGLVVGFGLGIIFWSDSSTGGTGILVQLLGKYTPISLGQGVVLIDGLVTLIGFLAFDSDTVLYSIIGLVVISYIINAIQTGFTTLTTVLIVSKRHHQIKHYINTVADRGVTEIPVKGGYSGKNHVMLITTVAGYEFAKLQEAIEKIDETAFITVMPTSQVKGRGFSLQKNHAQIEDDILIPM